One window of the Pyrinomonadaceae bacterium genome contains the following:
- a CDS encoding protein-disulfide reductase DsbD domain-containing protein translates to MGKVSISVIGFVALGLAFVNACSKPATNPGPAVSQSSQREVRSSADVVTLGGTGTAISGGNDGEALVMLNIEAGYHVNANPATYPYLIATEVTAGKVEGLDVGKPIYPPAKKQKFQFADEPLAVYEGQIEVRLPLKVAGKGTRSLPLNIRVQACDHEKCFPPATLNTNVSVEMK, encoded by the coding sequence ATGGGAAAAGTTTCGATTTCGGTAATCGGTTTTGTTGCCCTCGGTCTGGCGTTCGTCAACGCCTGCTCGAAACCTGCGACGAATCCGGGACCGGCTGTCTCTCAGAGCAGTCAACGCGAGGTCCGATCATCGGCCGACGTTGTGACGCTCGGCGGCACAGGCACTGCCATCTCCGGCGGCAATGATGGCGAAGCGCTCGTGATGCTGAATATCGAAGCGGGTTATCACGTCAATGCAAATCCGGCCACGTATCCTTACCTAATCGCAACGGAAGTTACTGCCGGCAAGGTGGAGGGACTGGATGTCGGAAAACCCATCTACCCGCCCGCGAAGAAACAGAAATTTCAATTCGCGGACGAGCCGCTGGCCGTCTATGAAGGCCAGATTGAGGTAAGGCTTCCGCTAAAAGTCGCCGGCAAAGGAACGCGCTCGCTGCCTTTGAACATACGTGTCCAAGCCTGCGATCATGAGAAGTGTTTTCCGCCGGCAACTCTCAACACGAACGTATCGGTTGAAATGAAGTGA